AACTCATCAGCCCGACTAAGATATGTTCCTTGTCCGTCAGGGTTTACGCCGACTATTTGCGAAGCTAAGGCTTTTTCAGGCACAACCAGCGCAAAGCTATCACTAATGGGACGGGAGAAAGCGATATTGCCATCGGCAAAGGCGATCGCGGTTCTCACACTCACCAGAGCATTGGCTTGGGTGCTAGTGGGCGTAAAAACAATTTCGGGTGCAAGGTTCCAAATAGCGCGATAGCCTGTGTAGGTGAAGTTGGTATTTAGGCGATCGCTACCGCGACTGCGGCTCAACCCAAAGGAACCACTAAGAGATTCACTAACTTGTGGTGTACGAAAGCCCCAAGATACTTGCTGAGTAGGGCTGTCAGTATTGCGGATTTCGGTACTAGCTTGAATCGGTTGCGAATTTTGACCAAGATTTAGCTGCATACTGATGAGGGCGCGTTGCTCATTGAGTCCATTAGTATCACGGCTTTGGGATAGAGATAAATTGAGGGATAGACCCGTACTAAAGGATTTTGATAGATCTAGTCCGACTCGATAGGAATCGGCGGTGTCACGCCCAAAACGATACTGGGCGTTAAGTCCTGCCCCTATATCCCCAAATAATTTTTGGCGATAGAATGCCGATAAATCCAGAGCCGTATTATTGCGCGGTATCTCCTCATTGCCAAAGGTAATAAATCTTGCGCCACGTTGTTCTACGCTAAAACCAAAGGAGCGATCGGTATCTTTGGCATTGAAGAAGTCGTAACGTAATCGCCATGCTAAGTCTTGACCAACATTTTGATCATTACTGATGGCGGCATCCCATGCGAAGTTACCCAAAACAGTGGCAAAAATCCCTTCAACACCTAAAAGTTGCTGACGGCTGGTAGCTTGGGCATAGCCGCCTAAGGTCAACACATTACTCACGCCCCAACGATGCGCCAAAGACAGAATTGGTTTTGACCAGTCATAGTTCCGTCCACCATTAAGCGTTTTTGAGGGAAATCCAAAGCTATAGGCAAACTGCTGCACATTGGGAGCCAGAAGATTTGAGGCAACGGCGGAAGAGAAGTTAATCCTCTGCTCTTGTCCGCGATCGTCAGTGACTAAAAGTTGAATATCATTAATGCCTGTGGTCAGGGGCAATTGACGTAAATCCTGCTGCCCTGCGGGAAGGTTGATAGTTTGGGCAAGCCGACCATTGGCAAAGATTTCCACCTTAGAGGGTCGCTCTAAAAAAAATTCAAAATTATTAACGGGACGGATGACTGTATAAGGCTGTAATGAGAAGTTACGCGCTGCTGCAATGCCTCCAACCGCGATCGCATTTTGAAAACCCGTAGTTGGAAAGCTGTAATCTCCCGCGAGATAGCGCATCGCATTATCTGGATCATCACGCACCAGCCTGATATCGCCTCGCGTTAATTCGGGTTGTCCCTGTTCAACAAATGACCAGTTTCCTTCCAAAACCCAATTCTGAAAATTAATTGCGCCATCAAAACCGACAAACAAAGGTTGGCGCTGAATTCCTTTTTTTTGGTTACTTGCCAATGCAAAGCGATCGCTCGCAAAGATATTTACAAAACCACTCAGGGAGCTAACGGGAATTGCTTCTTTGGCTTCGGGCGGCAGATTCGAGCGATCGCCTAGCACGTTAACCGCACGCACCGCAGGAGTGATTTGTAAGAACACTGCAAGGCGGCGTTCATCAAAGACTGCCTCAATGCCATTTTTTTGTAAGATATCCACCGAGAAGTCTTCGGCATTACCGATCGCGGTTTCAATGACATTGAAAACTTCGGGGCGCAAGATCGGTTTGAGTGCTTGCAGGGTAGCTTTGGACTGAAGGCGTGTTTGTTGCGGCTGACTGGGAACAAAGCTAATGCGGATCGTGGCTTGTTCGCGATCGTCAATAACAAGCGGAACAATTAGAGACTGTTTGCCAGTATTGGCG
This genomic stretch from Pseudanabaena galeata CCNP1313 harbors:
- a CDS encoding fimbria/pilus outer membrane usher protein; amino-acid sequence: MLIANYAIAQNLPANNSDDETFQRVFGRPRANTGKQSLIVPLVIDDREQATIRISFVPSQPQQTRLQSKATLQALKPILRPEVFNVIETAIGNAEDFSVDILQKNGIEAVFDERRLAVFLQITPAVRAVNVLGDRSNLPPEAKEAIPVSSLSGFVNIFASDRFALASNQKKGIQRQPLFVGFDGAINFQNWVLEGNWSFVEQGQPELTRGDIRLVRDDPDNAMRYLAGDYSFPTTGFQNAIAVGGIAAARNFSLQPYTVIRPVNNFEFFLERPSKVEIFANGRLAQTINLPAGQQDLRQLPLTTGINDIQLLVTDDRGQEQRINFSSAVASNLLAPNVQQFAYSFGFPSKTLNGGRNYDWSKPILSLAHRWGVSNVLTLGGYAQATSRQQLLGVEGIFATVLGNFAWDAAISNDQNVGQDLAWRLRYDFFNAKDTDRSFGFSVEQRGARFITFGNEEIPRNNTALDLSAFYRQKLFGDIGAGLNAQYRFGRDTADSYRVGLDLSKSFSTGLSLNLSLSQSRDTNGLNEQRALISMQLNLGQNSQPIQASTEIRNTDSPTQQVSWGFRTPQVSESLSGSFGLSRSRGSDRLNTNFTYTGYRAIWNLAPEIVFTPTSTQANALVSVRTAIAFADGNIAFSRPISDSFALVVPEKALASQIVGVNPDGQGTYLSRADEFGAAVVPNLSSYVVSRLLLEVPDAPTGIETGNPVYYALPTYKSGTVIRVGTEATVYIRGILTDEKGTAIALQAGEVRSLSDPQWQAVTLFTNRAGKFALTGFKVGRYELQIGSQKLQFEIPEGKVGLYDLGTLKLPRLSEK